ATCGACATCGACGGCGGCAAGGTCACCGTCACGGTTCTCCTCACAATCGCCGGATGCCCGCTCAAGGATACGATCTCCCGAGACACGGAAGCCGCGGTCTCCCGAGTCGACGGAGTGACCGGAGTCTCGGTTGTCCTCGGCACGATGAGTCCCGAACAGCGCAAGGCGATGAAGGAGAAGCTGCAGGGCACCGGTACCCGCGATATCCCGTTCAACCGCCCCGAGTCGCTGACGAAGGTCTATGCCGTCGCGTCAGGAAAGGGCGGAGTCGGCAAGTCGTCGGTGACCGCGAATCTCGCCGTGTCACTGGCGGCCAAAGGGCTGCGCGTCGGCATCGTCGACGCCGATATCTACGGCTTCTCCATTCCCGGCATGCTCGGTCTCTCCGGAAAGCCGACCCGAGTCGACGAGATGATCCTGCCGCAGGTCGCCCATAACGTGAAGGTGATGAGCATCGGCATGTTCGTCCCGCCGAGCCAGGCCGTCGTCTGGCGAGGTCCGATGCTCCATCGCGCCCTGCAGCAGTTCCTCACCGACGTGTTCTGGGGCGACCTCGACGTGCTGCTGCTCGATCTGCCTCCGGGCACGGGTGATATCGCGATCTCCGTGGCACAGCTGCTGCCCGATTCCGAGCTCCTCGTCGTCACCACTCCCCAGTCCGCGGCCGCTCAGGTTGCCGAACGCGCGGGATCCATCGCCACACAGACGAAGCAGACGTTGGCGGGAGT
Above is a window of Brevibacterium siliguriense DNA encoding:
- a CDS encoding Mrp/NBP35 family ATP-binding protein translates to MTGPSEEAVREALTGVIDPEIRRNIVELDMVESIDIDGGKVTVTVLLTIAGCPLKDTISRDTEAAVSRVDGVTGVSVVLGTMSPEQRKAMKEKLQGTGTRDIPFNRPESLTKVYAVASGKGGVGKSSVTANLAVSLAAKGLRVGIVDADIYGFSIPGMLGLSGKPTRVDEMILPQVAHNVKVMSIGMFVPPSQAVVWRGPMLHRALQQFLTDVFWGDLDVLLLDLPPGTGDIAISVAQLLPDSELLVVTTPQSAAAQVAERAGSIATQTKQTLAGVIENMSWMEMPDGTRMEVFGSGGGASVAENLSASLEHEVPLLAQVPLDTRLREGSDAGTPVVLGSPESPAARAFDSLAESLRRRSRGLSGRSLGLSPV